The Streptomyces cyaneogriseus subsp. noncyanogenus region GCAGGCCCGGTACGACGCCGCACGCAAGCGCGAGGCCGACTTCACCACGCTCTCGGGTGATCCCGTCGAGCCGGTCTACGGGCCCCGGCCCGGAGACACGTACGAGGGGTTCGAGCGGATCGGGTGGCCGGGGGAGTACCCCTTCACCCGCGGTCTGTACGCGACCGGGTACCGGGGGCGGACCTGGACCATCCGGCAGTTCGCCGGGTTCGGGAACGCCGAGCAGACCAACGAGCGGTACAAGATGATCCTCGCCGCGGGCGGCGGGGGCCTGTCCGTCGCCTTCGACATGCCGACGCTGATGGGCCGCGACTCCGACGACCCGCGCTCGCTGGGCGAGGTCGGGCACTGCGGCGTCGCGATCGACTCGGCGGCCGACATGGAGGTGCTGTTCCGGGACATCCCCCTGGGGGACGTGACCACCTCCATGACCATCAGCGGCCCGGCCGTCCCCGTCTTCTGCATGTACCTGGTCGCCGCCGAGCGGCAGGGCGTTGAGCACTCCGTGCTCAACGGCACGCTGCAGACCGACATCTTCAAGGAGTACATCGCCCAGAAGGAGTGGCTCTTCCAGCCCGAGCCGCATCTGCGCCTGATCGGCGACCTCATGGAGTACTGCGCGGCCGGCATCCCCGCCTACAAGCCGCTGTCGGTCTCCGGCTACCACATCCGCGAGGCCGGGGCGACGGCCGCGCAGGAGCTGGCGTACACCCTCGCGGACGGCTTCGGGTACGTGGAGCTGGGGCTGTCGCGCGGGCTCGACGTGGACGTCTTCGCGCCGGGACTGTCCTTCTTCTTCGACGCGCACGTCGACTTCTTCGAGGAGATCGCCAAGTTCCGCGCGGCGCGCCGGATCTGGGCGCGCTGGATGCGGGACGTGTACGGGGCCAAGAGCGAGAAGGCCCAGTGGCTGCGGTTCCACACGCAGACCGCCGGTGTCTCGCTCACCGCGCAGCAGCCGTACAACAACGTGGTGCGCACCGCCGTGGAGGCGCTGGCCGCCGTGCTCGGCGGGACCAACTCGCTGCACACCAACGCCCTCGACGAGACCCTCGCCCTGCCCAGCGAACAGGCCGCCGAGATCGCCCTGCGCACCCAGCAGGTGCTGATGGAGGAGACCGGCGTGGCCAACGTCGCCGACCCCCTCGGCGGCTCCTGGTACGTCGAGCAGCTCACCGACCGGATCGAGGCGGACGCGGAGAAGATCTTCGAGCAGATCAGGGAGCGGGGCCTGCGGGCCCACCCCGACGGGCAGCACCCCATCGGGCCGATGACCTCGGGCATCCTGCGCGGGATCGAGGACGGCTGGTTCACCGGGGAGATCGCCGAGTCGGCGTTCCGGTACCAGCAGGCCCTGGAGAAGGGCGACAAGAAGGTGGTGGGCGTCAACGTCCACACCGGATCCGTCACCGGTGACCTGGAGATCCTGCGCGTCAGCCACGAGGTGGAGCGGGAGCAGGTGCGGGCCCTGCGCGAGCGCAAGGCCGCCCGCGACGACGCCGCGGTGCGCTCCGCCCTCGACAGCATGGTCGAGGCCGCGCGCTCCGGCGCCAACATGATCGAGCCGATGCTCCGGGCCGTACGGGCGGAGGCGACGCTGGGGGAGATCTGCGGCGTGCTGAGGGACGAGTGGGGGGTCTACACCGAACCTGCGGGGTTCTAGGGGGCCGGCCTGGGCTGGCCTGACCTGGCCTGACCCTGGCCTGATCTCGTCCGGTCCGGTCAGGCCGACCGGTCCGGGGCGGCGTACGGCCCGGCCCGCTCCGGTCTGGCTCAGGGCCTCGGGCCGGTCCGGTCCGGTGCAGGTCCCCTGCGTTCCTGCGTACGGCCCGGGGCCGGCGGGGTGGCTGCCTGGGCCTGCCGGGCGGCTGTCCGCAGGGGCTCGCGGCGGGGCCGGCCGAGCGCCCCGGGCGGCGGCCGGGGGTCCCGGGCGCCGCCGCCCGGTCCCCGCTGGTCACCGCCGGTCGCCGGGTGCGCCGGTGTCGAAGAGCCCGCACAGCAGGACGCGGGTGAAGCCCCGTGCCCAGTCCTCGTCGGCCGGTTCCGCGCTCACCAGGGTGCGGTGGACCACCGCGCCGGCCACCATGTCGAAGATCAGGTCCACGACGCGGGCCGCCTGCCGCGCGTCCCGTTCCGCGGGCAGCTCCCCGCGCCGCTGGGCCCGCGCCCGGCCCTCCCGCACCAGGCGCTTCTGCCGGTCGACGATGAGGGCGCGGATGCGCGCCCGCAGGGCGTCGTCACGGGTCGCCTCCGCCACCACCGCCATCAGGCCGCTCCTCGCCTCCGGGCGCTCCAGGATCGCCGCGAACTGGCGGACGACACCCTCGATGTCGGCGGCCAGGGAGCCCCGGTCGGGCAGTTCGAGCTCGTCGAAGAGCTCCGCCACCG contains the following coding sequences:
- a CDS encoding acyl-CoA mutase large subunit family protein, yielding MDADAIEEGRRRWQARYDAARKREADFTTLSGDPVEPVYGPRPGDTYEGFERIGWPGEYPFTRGLYATGYRGRTWTIRQFAGFGNAEQTNERYKMILAAGGGGLSVAFDMPTLMGRDSDDPRSLGEVGHCGVAIDSAADMEVLFRDIPLGDVTTSMTISGPAVPVFCMYLVAAERQGVEHSVLNGTLQTDIFKEYIAQKEWLFQPEPHLRLIGDLMEYCAAGIPAYKPLSVSGYHIREAGATAAQELAYTLADGFGYVELGLSRGLDVDVFAPGLSFFFDAHVDFFEEIAKFRAARRIWARWMRDVYGAKSEKAQWLRFHTQTAGVSLTAQQPYNNVVRTAVEALAAVLGGTNSLHTNALDETLALPSEQAAEIALRTQQVLMEETGVANVADPLGGSWYVEQLTDRIEADAEKIFEQIRERGLRAHPDGQHPIGPMTSGILRGIEDGWFTGEIAESAFRYQQALEKGDKKVVGVNVHTGSVTGDLEILRVSHEVEREQVRALRERKAARDDAAVRSALDSMVEAARSGANMIEPMLRAVRAEATLGEICGVLRDEWGVYTEPAGF
- a CDS encoding TetR/AcrR family transcriptional regulator, which translates into the protein MQSRSPTGRAGRAGRPRSAAADTAILAATRAALVELGWSKLTLGDVAARAGVAKTTLYRRWPGKNELVVDAVAELFDELELPDRGSLAADIEGVVRQFAAILERPEARSGLMAVVAEATRDDALRARIRALIVDRQKRLVREGRARAQRRGELPAERDARQAARVVDLIFDMVAGAVVHRTLVSAEPADEDWARGFTRVLLCGLFDTGAPGDRR